In Brienomyrus brachyistius isolate T26 unplaced genomic scaffold, BBRACH_0.4 scaffold41, whole genome shotgun sequence, a single genomic region encodes these proteins:
- the LOC125722707 gene encoding kelch-like protein 10 isoform X2, with the protein MFSLTCVYDDDESPLSDFENPPIRPRLPSDVLLAVGGWNMGTTNCIDAYDTRADRWVDITQEEQSNLAGHGTVYHNGFVYCIGGFDGQHFINSVRRYDPITREWQQMAPMHWHRCNVSVVVLDGFIYAMGGHIVFRPLNKVERYNPVTNEWTQIEPMNERRSDASATTLNGKIYICGGHSGTESLSTVECFDPLTNEWSLITPMSTPRHSLGVTAYKGKIYAVRGMPPQQAPTTLRPQLQSAASTTEAWNKAHSDSMSPASSRTWEKLCWRSELNLLLTLHT; encoded by the exons atgttctcattgacttgtgtatatgatgatgatgaaagtcCACTCTCTGACTTTGAGAACCCGCCGATCCGCCCACGCTTGCCCTCTGACGTTTTGCTGGCTGTCGGTGGATGGAACATGGGCACTACTAACTGCATTGATGCGTATGACACacgggccgaccgctgggtggatatcacgcaggaggagcagagcaaCCTAGCTGGTCATGGCACGGTGTACCATAATGgatttgtgtactgcattggGGGGTTTGATGGCCAACACTTCATTAATTCCGTGCGCAGATATGACCCGATAACACGAGAATGGCAGCAGATGGCCCCCATGCACTGGCATCGCTGTAATGTTAGTGTGGTTGTGCTCGATGGGTTCATCTACGCCATGGGTGGCCATATTGTTTTCAGGCCCCTCAATAAAGTAGAGCGGTACAACCCAGTAACCAACGAATGGACCCAGATCGAGCCCATGAATGAGAGGAGAAgcgatgccagtgccaccaccctgaatggcaag ATATACATCTGTGGGGGCCACAGTGGAACAGAGAGCCTTTCTACAGTGGAGTGCTTTGACCCACTCACTAACGAATGGAGCTTGATCACTCCAATGAGCACTCCCCGTCACAGCCTTGGAGTCACGGCGTATAAAGGGAAgatctatgcg GTTCGGGGAATGCCGCCacaacaggcaccgaccaccttacgaccacagctccagtcagccgcctccacaacggaggcatggaacaaggcccattcggactcaatgtcccctgcgtcctccaggacatgggagaagctctgctggaggtcggagttgaatcttctcctgacattgcatacttaa
- the LOC125722707 gene encoding kelch-like protein 10 isoform X4 yields the protein MSEKRMWCFTPSSGGSSTSLPPERPTFQFCCPRPLNKVERYNPVTNEWTQIEPMNERRSDASATTLNGKIYICGGHSGTESLSTVECFDPLTNEWSLITPMSTPRHSLGVTAYKGKIYAVGGINRSDHLQTMEVYDPTTNRWHAVAPMSTPRSEFGIAVVDDLLFVMGGHDGFRVTNKVECYDAGTGSWYRAQDMSRARKHFSCCVVPAHPRIIQYASPR from the exons atgtcagagaagaggatgtggtgtttcacgccatcctccggtggatcgagcacgagcctgccacccgagaggcccacatttcagttctgttgcccaag GCCCCTCAATAAAGTAGAGCGGTACAACCCAGTAACCAACGAATGGACCCAGATCGAGCCCATGAATGAGAGGAGAAgcgatgccagtgccaccaccctgaatggcaag ATATACATCTGTGGGGGCCACAGTGGAACAGAGAGCCTTTCTACAGTGGAGTGCTTTGACCCACTCACTAACGAATGGAGCTTGATCACTCCAATGAGCACTCCCCGTCACAGCCTTGGAGTCACGGCGTATAAAGGGAAgatctatgcg gtgggcggtatcaacaggtctgatcacctgcagaccatggaggtctatgaccctaccacaaaccgctggcatgctgtggcccccatgtcTACACCACGCAGTGAatttggcatcgcagtggtggacgaccTCCTGTTTGTGATGGGCGGCCACGATGGGTTTAGGGTAACAAACAAGGTGGAGTGTTAtgatgcggggacaggcagctggtatcgtgcgcaggacatgagcagagccagaaaacacttcagctgctgcgtagtgcctgcgcacccccgcatcaTACAATACGCTTCACCTCGTTAG
- the LOC125722707 gene encoding kelch-like protein 10 isoform X1, protein MFSLTCVYDDDESPLSDFENPPIRPRLPSDVLLAVGGWNMGTTNCIDAYDTRADRWVDITQEEQSNLAGHGTVYHNGFVYCIGGFDGQHFINSVRRYDPITREWQQMAPMHWHRCNVSVVVLDGFIYAMGGHIVFRPLNKVERYNPVTNEWTQIEPMNERRSDASATTLNGKIYICGGHSGTESLSTVECFDPLTNEWSLITPMSTPRHSLGVTAYKGKIYAVGGINRSDHLQTMEVYDPTTNRWHAVAPMSTPRSEFGIAVVDDLLFVMGGHDGFRVTNKVECYDAGTGSWYRAQDMSRARKHFSCCVVPAHPRIIQYASPR, encoded by the exons atgttctcattgacttgtgtatatgatgatgatgaaagtcCACTCTCTGACTTTGAGAACCCGCCGATCCGCCCACGCTTGCCCTCTGACGTTTTGCTGGCTGTCGGTGGATGGAACATGGGCACTACTAACTGCATTGATGCGTATGACACacgggccgaccgctgggtggatatcacgcaggaggagcagagcaaCCTAGCTGGTCATGGCACGGTGTACCATAATGgatttgtgtactgcattggGGGGTTTGATGGCCAACACTTCATTAATTCCGTGCGCAGATATGACCCGATAACACGAGAATGGCAGCAGATGGCCCCCATGCACTGGCATCGCTGTAATGTTAGTGTGGTTGTGCTCGATGGGTTCATCTACGCCATGGGTGGCCATATTGTTTTCAGGCCCCTCAATAAAGTAGAGCGGTACAACCCAGTAACCAACGAATGGACCCAGATCGAGCCCATGAATGAGAGGAGAAgcgatgccagtgccaccaccctgaatggcaag ATATACATCTGTGGGGGCCACAGTGGAACAGAGAGCCTTTCTACAGTGGAGTGCTTTGACCCACTCACTAACGAATGGAGCTTGATCACTCCAATGAGCACTCCCCGTCACAGCCTTGGAGTCACGGCGTATAAAGGGAAgatctatgcg gtgggcggtatcaacaggtctgatcacctgcagaccatggaggtctatgaccctaccacaaaccgctggcatgctgtggcccccatgtcTACACCACGCAGTGAatttggcatcgcagtggtggacgaccTCCTGTTTGTGATGGGCGGCCACGATGGGTTTAGGGTAACAAACAAGGTGGAGTGTTAtgatgcggggacaggcagctggtatcgtgcgcaggacatgagcagagccagaaaacacttcagctgctgcgtagtgcctgcgcacccccgcatcaTACAATACGCTTCACCTCGTTAG
- the LOC125722707 gene encoding kelch-like protein 10 isoform X3 produces the protein MSEKRMWCFTPSSGGSSTSLPPERPTFQFCCPRYDPITREWQQMAPMHWHRCNVSVVVLDGFIYAMGGHIVFRPLNKVERYNPVTNEWTQIEPMNERRSDASATTLNGKIYICGGHSGTESLSTVECFDPLTNEWSLITPMSTPRHSLGVTAYKGKIYAVGGINRSDHLQTMEVYDPTTNRWHAVAPMSTPRSEFGIAVVDDLLFVMGGHDGFRVTNKVECYDAGTGSWYRAQDMSRARKHFSCCVVPAHPRIIQYASPR, from the exons atgtcagagaagaggatgtggtgtttcacgccatcctccggtggatcgagcacgagcctgccacccgagaggcccacatttcagttctgttgcccaag ATATGACCCGATAACACGAGAATGGCAGCAGATGGCCCCCATGCACTGGCATCGCTGTAATGTTAGTGTGGTTGTGCTCGATGGGTTCATCTACGCCATGGGTGGCCATATTGTTTTCAGGCCCCTCAATAAAGTAGAGCGGTACAACCCAGTAACCAACGAATGGACCCAGATCGAGCCCATGAATGAGAGGAGAAgcgatgccagtgccaccaccctgaatggcaag ATATACATCTGTGGGGGCCACAGTGGAACAGAGAGCCTTTCTACAGTGGAGTGCTTTGACCCACTCACTAACGAATGGAGCTTGATCACTCCAATGAGCACTCCCCGTCACAGCCTTGGAGTCACGGCGTATAAAGGGAAgatctatgcg gtgggcggtatcaacaggtctgatcacctgcagaccatggaggtctatgaccctaccacaaaccgctggcatgctgtggcccccatgtcTACACCACGCAGTGAatttggcatcgcagtggtggacgaccTCCTGTTTGTGATGGGCGGCCACGATGGGTTTAGGGTAACAAACAAGGTGGAGTGTTAtgatgcggggacaggcagctggtatcgtgcgcaggacatgagcagagccagaaaacacttcagctgctgcgtagtgcctgcgcacccccgcatcaTACAATACGCTTCACCTCGTTAG
- the LOC125722707 gene encoding kelch-like protein 10 isoform X5, producing MMAQDMERVLMSPAFEVFNKLRLAGQLCDVVLIADGVQFNAHRVILCGCSSYFQALFSSDWSDSGKREYQLPGISPETLRQVIEYAYTYSVVITADNVENLLAAADYLSVLGIVQRCCDFLHEHLCLDNCVGLVKIGEVYCLNELHQSAFKFLLKNFKEVAINSNEFLELTLEELCDIMERGMN from the exons atgatggcacaggacatggagcgagtactgatgtccccggctttcgaagtgttcaacaagcttcggctcgcaggacagctttgtgacgtggtcctcatcgcagacggtgttcagttcaacgcccatagagtgattctgtgtggctgtagctcctacttcca ggctctgttctccagtgactggagtgattcaggaaagcgggagtaccaactcccaggcatttcccctgAAACATTGAGGCAGGTCATCGAGTAcgcctacacgtactctgtggtcatcacagctgacaatgtggagaacctcctggcagctgctgattatctcagtgtcctgggcatcgtgcagcgctgctgtgaCTTCCTGCATGAGCATCTCTGCCTTGACAACTGTGTTGGGCTTGTCAAAATCGGAGAAGTCTACTGCCTCAatgagctgcaccagtctgcattcaaattcctcctgaagaacttcaaggaggttgccatcaacTCAAACGAGTTCCTAGAACTCACGCTCGAAGAACTTTGTGACATCATGGAGCGGGGCATGAActga